ACCCGCCAGCTCATGATGGACCTGCAAAGCTTATGACCACTTCCTCCCATCCTCACCGCACCGCCCTGTCCGTTAACGTCAACAAAGTGGCCCTGGTGCGCAACACGCGCCACCTGGGCATTCCCAGCGTGACCCGTGCGGCCACACTGTGCCTGCAGGCGGGTGCGCAGGGCATCACGGTGCATCCCCGGCCCGACGAGCGCCACATTCGCGGCGACGATGTGTACGCGCTGGCCGAATTGATGAAGGCCTGGCCCGACCGGGAATTCAACATCGAAGGCAACCCATCGCAGAACCTGATGGACTTCATCCGCACCGTGCGTCCGCACCAAGCCACCTTTGTCCCCGACAGCGAAGACCAGTTCACCAGCGACCATGGCTGGAGTTTTCCGCAAGACGCCGAGCGCCTGGCCCCGCTGATCGCCGAGTGCAAGGCGCTGGGCGTGCGCGTGAGCCTATTCATGGACCCCGTGCCCGAGCAGATGGCCGCTGCCAAGGCTGTGGGCGCAGACCGCGTGGA
This Acidovorax sp. 106 DNA region includes the following protein-coding sequences:
- a CDS encoding pyridoxine 5'-phosphate synthase, which encodes MTTSSHPHRTALSVNVNKVALVRNTRHLGIPSVTRAATLCLQAGAQGITVHPRPDERHIRGDDVYALAELMKAWPDREFNIEGNPSQNLMDFIRTVRPHQATFVPDSEDQFTSDHGWSFPQDAERLAPLIAECKALGVRVSLFMDPVPEQMAAAKAVGADRVELYTEPYAAAWGTPQQTEQLARYAAAAQAALDAGLGVNAGHDLSRDNLAAFVHEVPGVLEVSIGHALIADALELGYAATVQAYQACIDAGFEGCNHS